One genomic segment of Tubulanus polymorphus chromosome 4, tnTubPoly1.2, whole genome shotgun sequence includes these proteins:
- the LOC141903603 gene encoding poly(ADP-ribose) glycohydrolase-like, with the protein MSELPPRKRLKQSDISSFFSSTSSKNTDTSSDKTKPSTATSSNTAISGTVTSSNTAISRTVKRVENHSHLEVRTENVKHQTLENTMDDDMDPKMREKLAAAAENRALTRKSSSAVESTSKDQAPSLLKQDSADSYGECSQTLDNSAPLFSDSEELTESQDSFTSANVNLDAGEDTGKGFPLQEMNSIPDCSLPLPALKSNPNHTVLINTNYDSPSKNVPFPYPRVYTDVWDANHVRMPCSKENLYPVELVPGQKELQQRWDVIRKALTAEHTSSYDIEESILSYNTRYENKWNFAGLHSFFNEVLTDIESKEIFENVLPGMMALTLKLPELCTQGIPLLRAGSSHSITFSQQQIACLLANAFFCTFPRRNSKQKQSEYSNFPDINFTGLFQAGRNGPSTRTIEKLKCIFHYFKRVVSNMPTGNVTFTRRILKNSPQWNSSTAKLHRLYVSASGTIEDDGHGLLQADFANRFIGGGVLRQGLVQEEIRFMICPEMIVSRLFTEALLANEVLLMTGCERFSNYKGYSDSFIWDGNYVDSTPRDSWKRRCTDVLAIDALVVRQFSQQFRPSYVNRELTKAFSGFVNSGVAAKHLSAIATGNWGCGAFGGDKRLKGLIQLMAAAEAKRDVAYFTFADSQFSTQLYEMHKFAVEHDLTVGDLWAQIQQYNQNVCSKLKGREKPVKNLYEYIYDGVLGLDSEESEENSNQGSEDWRENTP; encoded by the exons ATGAGTGAACTTCCACCGAGGAAAAGATTGAAACAATCGGACATTAGCAGTTTCTTCTCTTCCACTTCGTCGAAGAACACTGACACaagcagcgataaaactaaaccaTCTACAGCCACCAGCAGCAACACAGCCATCAGTGGAACTGTCACCAGCAGCAACACAGCCATCAGTCGAACTGTCAAGAGAGTTGAGAACCATTCTCATTTGGAAGTCAGAACGGAAAATGTCAAACATCAAACATTAG aaaaCACTATGGATGACGATATGGATCCTAAAATGAGAGAAAAACTGGCGGCAGCCGCTGAAAACAG AGCGTTGACAAGGAAATCAAGTTCAGCTGTTGAAAGTACATCAAAAG ATCAAGCGCCCTCCTTACTGAAACAAGACTCGGCTGACTCGTACGGAGAATGCAGTCAAACATTGGACAATTCAGCTCCGTTATTCTCTGA TTCAGAAGAATTGACGGAATCTCAAGATTCATTTACATCAGCGAACGTTAATCTTGACGCTGGAGAAGATACAGGAAAG GGTTTTCCGCTACAAGAGATGAATTCGATACCGGATTGTAGTCTGCCATTACCTGCGCTGAAGTCTAATCCAAACCATACCGTACTCATTAATACTAAT TATGATTCTCCGAGTAAGAATGTACCGTTTCCCTACCCGAGGGTTTACACCGACGTTTGGGATGCTAATCATGTCCGTATGCCGTGCTCTAAAGAGAATCTATACCCAGTCGAACTGGTG CCCGGTCAGAAGGAGTTACAACAGCGCTGGGATGTCATCAGAAAGGCACTTACTGCTGAACATACCTCTTCATATGATATAGAG GAATCAATTCTTAGTTACAACACGcgttatgaaaataaatggaaTTTTGCAGGGTTACATAGTTTCTTTAATGAG GTTCTGACGGATATTGAATCTAAAGAGATATTTGAAAACGTTCTTCCCGGTATGATGGCATTGACTTTAAAACTTCCCGAACTTTGTACACAG GGAATTCCGTTATTACGAGCTGGTTCATCTCACAGTATAACGTTCAGTCAACAGCAGATCGCCTGTTTATTAGCGAACGCTTTCTTCTGTACATTCCCTCGTCGAAACagtaaacaaaaacaatcagAATATTCCAACTTTCCCGACATCAATTTCACCGG ATTATTTCAAGCTGGCAGAAATGGACCTTCTACGAGAACCAtcgagaaattgaaatgtatttttcacTATTTCAAAAGAGTTGTATCAAACA TGCCGACTGGAAATGTTACATTTACGAGACGGATATTGAAGAATTCTCCTCAGTGGAACAGCAGCACAGCTAAACTACACAGATTATACGTATCGGCTAGTGGTACTATAGAAGACGATGGTCATGGATTATTACAG GCAGATTTTGCGAACAGGTTTATAGGAGGAGGTGTGCTACGACAGGGATTAGTGCAAGAGGAAATCAGATTTATGATCTGTCCTGAGATGATTGTTTCGCGATTATTCACCGAAGCGTTACTAGCCAATGAAGTACTTCTCATGACAG GTTGTGAGAGATTCAGTAATTATAAAGGATATTCAGATTCATTTATCTGGGATGGTAATTACGTAGACTCCACCCCGAG AGACAGTTGGAAGAGAAGATGTACCGATGTTTTGGCGATCGATGCTTTAGTTGTTCGACAGTTCAGTCAGCAGTTCCGTCCTAGCTATGTTAATAGAGAACTTACCAAG GCGTTTTCTGGATTTGTGAATTCAGGAGTTGCTGCTAAACATCTCTCAGCTATAGCCACTGGAAACTGGGGTTGCGGGGCGTTCGGAGGAGATAAACGATTGAAAG GTTTAATTCAGTTAATGGCGGCAGCAGAAGCTAAAAGAGATGTTGCGTATTTCACATTCGCCGATTCTCAATTTTCTACTCAACTTTACGAAATGCATAAGTTCGCAGTAGAGCATGATCTCACTGTAG GTGATTTATGGGCGCAGATTCAGCAATATAATCAGAATGTTTGTTCAAAACTGAAAGGCCGCGAAAAACCTGTGAAGAATCTATACGAGTATATATACGACGGAGTTTTAGGCTTAGATTCAGAGGAATCGGAGGAGAATTCGAATCAGGGCAGCGAGGATTGGAGGGAAAATACTCCGTGA
- the LOC141903600 gene encoding small ribosomal subunit protein eS24-like: protein MAESTATLRTRKYMSNRLLSRKQMVVDVLHPGRSTVPKTEIREKLARMYKTTPDVVFAFGFKTKFGGGRTTGFALIYESLDLAKKFEPKYRLARHGIEVEKPKGSSKQRKELKNRRKKVRGTAKSKIGSSGKK, encoded by the exons ATG GCTGAATCGACAGCGACTCTTCGCACCAGAAAGTACATGTCCAACCGCCTGCTGTCCAGGAAACAGATG GTGGTTGATGTGTTACATCCTGGACGATCGACCGTACCGAAAACTGAGATCCGTGAGAAACTCGCTCGCATGTATAAAACCACCCCCGACGTCGTCTTCGCGTTCGGCTTCAAGACGAAATTCGGCGGCGGACGAACAACTGGATTCGCTCTCATTTATGAAAGTTTAGATTTAGCGAAGAAGTTCGAACCGAAATACCGATTGGCGAGA CACGGAATAGAGGTTGAGAAACCGAAGGGTTCGAGCAAACAGAGAAAGGAGTTGAAGAACCGAAGGAAGAAGGTCCGAGGTACGGCCAAGTCTAAGATCGGTTCCAGTGGCAAGAAATAA